In one Streptomyces sp. T12 genomic region, the following are encoded:
- a CDS encoding putative baseplate assembly protein, giving the protein MTGTTVTSRRAKVRAAQLNGVDSVEVGDDGLLLTVTFLGKAPHGLGPENVRIDGGRRITGITAVDVSVEREEDPELDDRLYVTLDKAGDTSRYRLSLVETDPYGRPGTEPYRGFDQRYHSTTFAFRPDCPTPFDCKEDEEPNPDFPAAPVIDYTARDYDTIRKLLLDRLALTTPDWVERNPADLGMTLVELLAYTGDQISYQQDAVATEAYLDTARRRVSVRRHVRLIDYAMHDGCSARAHVAVETAGDHTLAPGTFRFASVDVRTLDPHDRPEPGTVVDEADLGDLDERGSVEVFEPVVTADPLQLRVAHNAIRLWTWGGEVCTLPKGGTSATLRDEWVDPETCRERQLDLRPGDLLILEEVKGPRTGTPGDADPSHRQVVRLTSVTPAVDRIEDQPVLEVAWAAADALRFPLCLTTRGGRDCLPVEDVSLARGNVVLVDHGRTLHGLPETFTVPQVPAVVAPCDPPAFGCYDRDEGNAPARLINSLTDKANSGEVLTPDDVRELFQEAGESATNRAGIGLERAGQRHERVVPGTAYAQAAALRTLLAQSVYPGIQPRFRPVLGRAPVAQAVPFPDLGTVAAGQAERIAAIPGRVRQRLVELWRSARDRDGLSDAEIAELAVIYGLKILERIELRRHPVRALRELLYRSDELLDAKLRRIEVLTARARAGTVLDGNIAWEIAHSWGPAYAAGLHPEEPVLRGSATAALDQDPRRALPAVRLHTGEDEIWEPRRDLLDSGPRDRHFVGELEDDGRLALRFGDGRHGTKPTPGSRLALHYRLGGGTAGNVGAEAINHLVVQSDCEPPPAAVVRNPLPANGGVEPEPVEQVRQLAPLDLRRTRLRAVTADDYAALATALPGVQRAAAELRWTGSVQEAHVAIDANGTGAPSAELLASVAQALEPYRRIGHDLVVGAARLVPLDIALTVCAKPGHQHGQILAELYRVLGSGVRGFFHPDALTFGEPVRLSRLVAVAAAVPGVESVQVTRLQRLFEPDRGEREDGVLRLGPLEIATCDNDPDRPENGRLAISLGGAR; this is encoded by the coding sequence ATGACCGGTACGACCGTCACCTCCCGCCGGGCCAAGGTCCGCGCCGCCCAGCTCAACGGAGTCGACTCCGTCGAGGTCGGCGACGACGGCCTGCTGCTCACCGTCACCTTCCTGGGCAAGGCCCCGCACGGCCTCGGCCCCGAGAACGTCCGCATCGACGGCGGCCGCCGTATCACCGGCATCACCGCCGTCGACGTCAGTGTGGAGCGCGAGGAGGACCCCGAGCTGGACGACCGGCTCTACGTCACCCTCGACAAGGCCGGCGACACCTCCCGCTACCGGCTCTCCCTCGTCGAGACGGACCCGTACGGACGGCCCGGGACGGAGCCGTATCGCGGCTTCGACCAGCGTTACCACAGCACGACCTTCGCCTTCCGGCCCGACTGCCCGACTCCCTTCGACTGCAAGGAAGACGAGGAGCCGAACCCGGACTTCCCGGCCGCGCCCGTCATCGACTACACGGCCCGCGACTACGACACCATCCGCAAGCTGCTCCTCGACCGGCTCGCGCTCACCACCCCCGACTGGGTCGAGCGCAACCCCGCCGATCTCGGCATGACCCTCGTCGAGCTGCTCGCGTACACCGGCGACCAGATCAGCTACCAGCAGGACGCCGTCGCCACCGAGGCCTACCTCGACACCGCGCGCCGTCGTGTCTCGGTGCGTCGGCACGTCCGGCTCATCGACTACGCGATGCACGACGGGTGTTCGGCCCGCGCGCACGTCGCCGTCGAGACCGCCGGTGACCACACGCTCGCGCCGGGCACCTTCCGCTTCGCCTCCGTCGACGTCCGTACCCTCGACCCGCACGACCGGCCCGAACCCGGCACGGTCGTCGACGAGGCCGACCTCGGCGACCTCGACGAGCGCGGCTCGGTGGAGGTCTTCGAACCGGTCGTCACCGCCGACCCGCTTCAGCTGCGCGTCGCGCACAACGCGATCCGCCTGTGGACGTGGGGCGGCGAGGTCTGCACCCTGCCGAAGGGCGGCACCTCCGCCACCCTGCGCGACGAGTGGGTCGACCCGGAGACCTGCCGGGAACGGCAACTCGACCTCAGGCCCGGCGACCTGCTGATCCTGGAGGAGGTCAAGGGCCCGCGCACCGGCACCCCCGGCGACGCCGACCCGAGCCATCGGCAGGTCGTACGCCTGACCTCCGTCACCCCCGCCGTGGACCGCATCGAGGACCAGCCGGTCCTGGAGGTCGCCTGGGCCGCCGCGGACGCGCTCCGCTTCCCGCTCTGCCTCACCACACGCGGCGGCCGCGACTGCCTGCCCGTCGAGGACGTGAGCCTCGCCCGCGGCAACGTCGTCCTCGTCGACCACGGCCGCACCCTGCACGGGCTGCCCGAGACGTTCACCGTCCCGCAGGTGCCAGCCGTCGTCGCCCCCTGCGACCCGCCCGCCTTCGGCTGCTACGACCGCGACGAGGGCAACGCGCCCGCCCGCCTCATCAACTCCCTGACCGACAAGGCGAATTCGGGTGAAGTCCTGACTCCCGACGACGTCCGCGAGCTGTTCCAGGAAGCCGGCGAGAGCGCGACCAACCGTGCCGGAATCGGCCTGGAACGCGCCGGCCAGCGCCACGAACGCGTCGTCCCCGGCACCGCCTACGCCCAGGCGGCCGCGCTGCGCACGCTCCTCGCCCAGTCCGTCTACCCGGGCATCCAACCCCGCTTCCGTCCCGTCCTGGGCCGCGCCCCCGTCGCGCAGGCGGTGCCCTTCCCCGACCTCGGCACCGTCGCCGCCGGGCAGGCCGAGCGGATCGCCGCGATTCCCGGGCGGGTCCGGCAGCGGCTCGTCGAGCTGTGGCGCAGTGCCCGCGACCGGGACGGCCTCTCCGACGCCGAGATCGCCGAACTGGCGGTGATCTACGGCCTGAAGATCCTGGAGCGCATCGAGCTCCGCCGCCATCCCGTCCGCGCCCTGCGCGAACTCCTCTACCGCAGCGACGAGTTGCTGGACGCCAAGCTTCGCCGGATCGAGGTCCTCACGGCGCGGGCCCGCGCGGGCACCGTGCTCGACGGCAACATCGCCTGGGAGATCGCCCACAGCTGGGGCCCGGCATACGCGGCAGGCCTGCATCCCGAGGAGCCGGTGCTGCGGGGCTCCGCCACCGCCGCGCTCGACCAGGACCCGCGCCGCGCGCTGCCCGCCGTACGTCTGCACACGGGCGAGGACGAGATCTGGGAACCGCGCCGCGACCTGCTCGACAGCGGCCCCCGCGACCGCCACTTCGTCGGCGAACTCGAGGACGACGGCCGCCTCGCCCTGCGCTTCGGCGACGGACGGCACGGCACGAAGCCGACGCCCGGATCCCGCCTCGCCCTGCACTACCGGCTCGGCGGCGGAACGGCCGGCAACGTCGGCGCGGAGGCCATCAACCACCTCGTCGTCCAGTCCGACTGCGAGCCACCGCCCGCCGCCGTGGTCCGCAACCCGCTGCCCGCCAACGGCGGCGTCGAGCCCGAACCCGTCGAGCAGGTACGCCAGTTGGCCCCGCTCGACCTGCGCCGCACCCGCCTGCGGGCGGTCACCGCCGACGACTACGCGGCCCTCGCCACCGCCCTGCCCGGCGTGCAGCGCGCGGCGGCGGAGCTGCGCTGGACCGGCAGCGTCCAGGAGGCGCACGTCGCGATCGACGCGAACGGCACCGGCGCCCCGTCGGCCGAGCTGCTGGCCTCGGTCGCCCAGGCCCTGGAGCCGTACCGGCGCATCGGCCACGACCTCGTCGTCGGCGCCGCGCGGCTCGTCCCGCTGGACATCGCGCTCACCGTGTGCGCGAAGCCGGGCCACCAGCACGGGCAGATCCTGGCCGAGCTGTACCGCGTGCTCGGCAGTGGTGTGCGGGGCTTCTTCCACCCGGACGCGCTGACCTTCGGTGAACCGGTGCGACTCAGCCGGCTCGTCGCCGTCGCGGCAGCCGTCCCCGGCGTGGAGAGCGTCCAAGTCACCCGACTGCAGAGGCTGTTCGAACCGGATCGAGGAGAGAGGGAGGACGGCGTGCTGCGGCTCGGCCCGCTGGAGATCGCCACCTGCGACAACGACCCGGACCGGCCGGAGAACGGCCGGCTGGCGATTTCCCTGGGAGGTGCCCGATGA
- a CDS encoding GPW/gp25 family protein, translating to MSRRTSQRPRSDVAFPFRADRRGRTAHATHGEHVHDLIEQLLFTSPGERVMRPDFGCGLLDLVFAPTSPELISTLELSVQASLQRWLGDLIDVEALDVVSEDNVVRVYLSYVLRADGASRDDVFEGRATA from the coding sequence ATGAGCCGCCGAACCAGTCAACGCCCGCGCAGCGACGTCGCGTTCCCCTTCCGCGCCGACCGCCGGGGCCGTACCGCGCACGCCACCCACGGCGAGCACGTCCACGACCTCATCGAACAGCTGCTGTTCACCAGCCCCGGCGAGCGCGTGATGCGCCCCGACTTCGGCTGCGGGCTCCTCGACCTGGTCTTCGCGCCGACCAGCCCGGAACTCATCAGCACCCTCGAACTCTCCGTCCAGGCCTCGCTCCAGCGCTGGCTCGGCGATCTCATCGACGTGGAGGCCCTCGACGTGGTCAGCGAGGACAACGTCGTCCGTGTGTACCTGTCGTACGTCCTACGCGCCGACGGCGCCTCGCGCGACGACGTCTTCGAAGGGAGGGCCACGGCATGA
- a CDS encoding phage baseplate assembly protein V: MAAPSNRYLGKFRGRVVDNNDPLHIGRITVEVPDVLGDEPSTWALPCLPFTGPQAGQFVVPAPGAGVWVEFEQGDPSFPVWTGCWYGEQGELPPDARRLVQPASQAKPVVVQTPEAHKIVMSDPPGPDQGILLQAQGGAYIRITKETIVISNGLGAEVILRGNQVDVNEGQLTIASKR; this comes from the coding sequence ATGGCGGCACCCAGCAATCGCTACCTCGGCAAATTCCGCGGCCGAGTCGTGGACAACAACGATCCGCTGCACATCGGCCGGATCACCGTCGAGGTACCCGACGTCCTGGGTGACGAGCCGTCGACCTGGGCGCTGCCCTGTCTGCCGTTCACCGGACCGCAGGCGGGCCAGTTCGTGGTGCCGGCGCCCGGGGCCGGTGTGTGGGTCGAGTTCGAGCAGGGCGATCCCAGCTTTCCGGTGTGGACGGGGTGCTGGTACGGGGAACAGGGCGAACTGCCGCCCGATGCCCGCCGTCTCGTGCAGCCCGCCTCCCAGGCCAAGCCCGTCGTGGTGCAGACACCCGAGGCGCACAAGATCGTGATGAGTGACCCGCCAGGCCCCGATCAGGGGATTCTGCTGCAGGCCCAGGGCGGGGCGTACATCCGCATCACCAAGGAAACCATCGTGATCTCCAACGGCCTCGGCGCGGAGGTCATCCTGCGCGGAAACCAAGTGGACGTGAACGAGGGCCAGTTGACCATCGCGTCCAAGCGATAA
- a CDS encoding DUF4157 domain-containing protein, whose product MTNSAAQDSQAAEQAAAERRRKRKERAAKNRAPEPKNIVSGAGQPLDAGVRRELEEQLGHDLGSVRLHTDRDASALTGMLGADAVAVGRDIFFGEGQYQPGTEQGRALLAHELLHTIQHPFASGTLAAGRDLGQVSAPHEAAERAAEDTAQAVARGEQAPEIAPEASTPAWMRYTTVHADRNRLEHLDPATLVDRLANTVIRSLRTDPTDSAQRVRASLAPLSEELQERVLDRLEHRLLTSEHDFVVDLVTEIDEDGQAESEATARQRGLLAPEVEEDTAEDVQAEREREQEAAQEEQQRTERTGPAPGPEKQSVDGAGSGDTAPAAGSTPENAGGTIPQGGTPGADAGKAEDEKESDPRTGGDASSPKGDGQQPTSPAAQSEQKPGQQQGSQDAAVGGNAGAQAAGKQDAKSGAEKSGQQGQQQDKGDKGDKGKQGGGKDGDRAGAKQAEEKAKKEAGQEEAAGPRADAEDGAAKARESAAAAEAAKKDEPGRDEGSPKVAGKDEGFLGRASTLDGARAQDQEGEEEREESAVQGGDSEVEVGGGEPSAWDIKLRPEDFLPEQDLDVSNVPTSDQIDESAGSSATPTPSFSAPPPTRAEKVQAQRQQEDEEDAEREAAAEKDDPGTDDSPPVPGAEEEAAEQSRRTESELDPEEKNEPKPAPGVASRDPKQGDNPKAGPAAAEANVQEAKDRSKETGGDTAEKAAKEEKGTPAAGGPGDKSSGGGEKGSAQARSDTSAAASPADTAKQGAEGEKAASDEGAKGAAKAEESAGPQESKGPKDEGGSGTSEGSASGGGTTDSGSSADTGSTPSSGSTSSQPSSGDNSTSDTGSSGSGTESRSSSRTEKPSPRAQEPRTEKPKEQARQPESRAETKAESGGGDDSGTRAAPAPARGGGGGGGAASKGGSTSGGKASAAKGKKASKAAPDLSGGSPEEGLATASNLKPHQAVEAMDSVGGAVDKDVGKEHKQLASKPPAMDRPTGAPKTLHGKPDAEEAAQYNEDKAERAEDAKDEKAEVKGEKKPEGKIDAEEMEEPDFFDQIGMMAGYAIGGIGDWLGFDVTAEDLAAQFAGMPTKDEAMKEAQNGTAPGVDMQGQADDKATEQGGNTDDKSQEAAETGADDAGRKMGEDQVYPDAPKERLEGKVPAEQGGKSRVGGGGASTGAVPPEAASEVAEHERKPQFKKALSDGRQDMGKGREKKTQDTRTSQEKHKRQVDKEVQSNTKEQTGKREGVLTDVDKQRSDWTKEQDDELKKLGTKKSDREKKIRDDVKKEEEDTDKDVDKEKETSDKDVKDKGTKAEEDAEKKKDEKVDDSKGWLSKTLDWIKEKFIELRDKVVQIIKDARNAIIEALKSFKETVEGWINAAREGIVEMIKKFIEDLIEFVTSLVEAVIEIARRIRKFITDLINAALAFVTQLANALKQIMKDLLESIAKLLSDILNVLKKMLLDVLKACKDALKAVLDFATKFIAAFGEFMMILVDILSDPGGWLSGAKNSAYDGAKNHLFNEVKSAVKQWFNDKVKEITGLTEAVWNKLMKGGWTLEKIAKEVWDAIVPQLPFIIGEIVITKVLAKLIPGAGWGAAILEAIQAAIGSLGEILKAIGAVITWLKSVRQGGAGVLFAKAIAAGIVVLLEMAYELILSGIGKYVSKVGTRLKGVAAKIGKDKGGSGGDKGKDGGGDPPASNKDKSSSTPEKTQTPPAKVTPPTKPKDTGGPGKPKDQGAPAKPKDKDAPGKPQDKKPATTKPGKPKDKDTDAPSPKPTNPKAPTNRPGKDNGKPDDKKNNTPSDTSTKPTPPTSKDKNGNPKDKDQQPDKDKQDTKPTQDPKPKDDKGDPGKPKDKDAPGKPKENDPPGKPKDQESNKPKDKDKDTDKDGKPKNEKDKQKGNDENKPKTDPKQEKRDKRKEEEDKDKEDRLRKILAKIRPRDQKLLDKGLAESNHISALAEFKDYYRLTGLYKTGDESFGVRGTLNPAAMSGIHGVNTPANQDRTRPEQFPSPDISPGRVDDKLTRVDYDKVQNTGSNISSKSMEGKFLDSTMKAKGQVPDKNRKQPLGWEYIANNGLGKGAEWVKMHLLPGGSSKGLGGHNGANNLVPARGHRTNDLFHREIEKWAHDSIIGKSEQERGSGKNAKHRMIWYKAEADFNHSDFPGFPDRISASYGGYTKKRPELTGKLPEHWEPKTSHTYEATGIPQPDPDEKHSIHINSAGEKILGDRLKISNRSARHIAGTFEKSETKVEKPTYTNLGSVRKYLRQQQRVNKKPSDKIIDEIMRQLAKKKQEIDWRV is encoded by the coding sequence ATGACGAACTCCGCAGCTCAGGACTCCCAGGCAGCCGAGCAGGCCGCCGCCGAACGCCGCCGCAAACGCAAGGAGCGCGCGGCGAAGAACCGCGCCCCCGAGCCGAAGAACATCGTCAGCGGGGCCGGACAGCCGCTGGACGCCGGTGTGCGCCGGGAGCTGGAGGAGCAGCTCGGCCACGACCTGGGCTCCGTACGCCTGCACACCGACCGCGACGCGAGCGCTCTCACCGGCATGCTCGGTGCGGACGCGGTGGCGGTGGGCCGGGACATCTTCTTCGGCGAGGGCCAGTACCAGCCGGGCACGGAGCAGGGCCGCGCCCTGCTCGCGCATGAGCTGCTGCACACGATCCAACACCCCTTCGCCAGCGGCACGTTGGCGGCGGGCCGTGACCTGGGTCAGGTCAGCGCGCCGCACGAGGCGGCCGAGCGCGCCGCCGAGGACACCGCCCAGGCCGTCGCGCGCGGCGAGCAGGCACCCGAGATCGCCCCGGAGGCCAGCACTCCGGCGTGGATGCGCTACACCACCGTCCACGCCGACCGTAATCGGCTCGAACACCTCGACCCCGCCACGCTGGTCGACCGCCTCGCCAACACGGTCATCCGGTCCCTCCGCACCGACCCGACGGACAGCGCGCAGCGCGTCCGCGCCTCCCTGGCCCCGCTCTCGGAGGAGCTTCAGGAGCGGGTACTGGATCGCCTGGAGCACCGGCTGCTCACCTCCGAGCACGACTTCGTGGTGGACCTGGTCACGGAGATCGACGAGGACGGCCAGGCGGAGAGCGAGGCCACCGCCCGGCAGCGCGGCCTCCTCGCTCCGGAGGTCGAGGAGGACACCGCCGAGGACGTACAGGCGGAGCGGGAGAGGGAGCAGGAGGCCGCCCAGGAGGAGCAGCAGCGCACCGAGCGGACGGGGCCCGCTCCCGGCCCGGAGAAGCAGTCCGTGGACGGGGCCGGGTCCGGGGACACGGCTCCCGCCGCGGGCAGTACGCCGGAGAACGCGGGCGGCACGATTCCGCAGGGTGGCACTCCGGGCGCGGACGCCGGGAAGGCGGAGGACGAGAAGGAGTCCGACCCGCGGACGGGTGGGGACGCGTCCAGCCCCAAGGGGGACGGGCAGCAGCCCACTTCGCCGGCCGCGCAGTCGGAGCAGAAGCCGGGGCAGCAGCAGGGGTCCCAGGATGCCGCGGTCGGCGGGAACGCCGGAGCGCAGGCGGCCGGGAAGCAGGACGCGAAGTCCGGCGCGGAGAAGAGCGGACAGCAGGGGCAGCAGCAGGACAAGGGGGACAAGGGGGACAAGGGGAAGCAGGGCGGCGGGAAGGACGGCGATCGGGCCGGGGCGAAGCAGGCCGAGGAGAAGGCGAAGAAGGAAGCCGGCCAGGAGGAGGCGGCCGGCCCGCGCGCCGACGCCGAGGACGGGGCCGCCAAGGCCCGCGAGAGCGCCGCCGCGGCCGAGGCGGCCAAGAAGGACGAGCCCGGTCGCGACGAGGGCAGTCCCAAGGTCGCGGGCAAGGACGAGGGTTTCCTCGGCCGCGCCAGCACGCTGGACGGGGCCCGCGCCCAGGACCAGGAGGGCGAGGAGGAGCGGGAGGAGTCCGCCGTCCAGGGCGGCGACTCCGAGGTGGAGGTCGGCGGCGGGGAGCCGAGCGCCTGGGACATCAAACTCAGGCCGGAGGACTTCCTTCCCGAGCAGGACCTCGACGTGTCGAACGTGCCGACCTCCGACCAGATCGACGAGTCCGCCGGGAGCTCCGCCACGCCCACCCCCTCCTTCTCTGCCCCGCCGCCGACCAGGGCCGAAAAGGTGCAGGCACAGCGTCAGCAGGAGGACGAGGAGGACGCCGAGCGCGAGGCGGCGGCGGAGAAGGACGACCCGGGCACCGACGACTCCCCGCCCGTGCCGGGCGCAGAGGAGGAGGCGGCGGAGCAGTCGCGTCGTACGGAGAGCGAGCTCGACCCCGAGGAGAAGAACGAGCCGAAGCCCGCCCCGGGCGTCGCCTCCAGGGACCCCAAACAGGGCGACAACCCCAAGGCGGGCCCGGCCGCGGCCGAGGCCAACGTTCAGGAGGCCAAGGACCGTTCGAAGGAGACGGGCGGCGATACGGCCGAGAAGGCTGCCAAGGAGGAGAAGGGCACGCCCGCCGCGGGCGGCCCCGGCGACAAGTCCTCGGGCGGCGGCGAGAAGGGCTCCGCGCAGGCCCGCTCCGACACCTCGGCCGCCGCGTCCCCGGCGGACACCGCCAAGCAGGGTGCCGAGGGCGAGAAGGCGGCTTCCGACGAGGGCGCCAAGGGAGCGGCGAAGGCCGAGGAGTCCGCTGGACCGCAGGAGTCGAAGGGGCCCAAGGACGAGGGCGGGAGCGGCACTTCGGAGGGGTCCGCGTCCGGTGGCGGGACGACCGACTCGGGCAGCTCGGCCGATACCGGCTCGACACCGTCGTCCGGCTCGACGTCCAGCCAGCCTTCGAGCGGCGACAACTCCACCTCAGACACGGGCAGTTCAGGCTCAGGCACGGAGTCCCGCTCCTCATCCCGTACGGAGAAGCCGAGCCCGAGGGCCCAGGAGCCGCGTACGGAGAAGCCGAAGGAGCAGGCTCGGCAGCCGGAGAGCAGGGCGGAGACCAAGGCCGAGTCCGGGGGCGGCGACGACTCCGGCACCCGGGCGGCTCCTGCGCCGGCGCGCGGTGGGGGCGGCGGTGGCGGTGCCGCTTCGAAGGGTGGCTCCACCAGTGGGGGCAAGGCCTCCGCGGCCAAGGGGAAGAAGGCGTCCAAGGCGGCGCCGGACCTCTCCGGCGGCTCCCCTGAGGAGGGCCTTGCCACCGCGTCGAACCTCAAGCCGCACCAGGCCGTCGAGGCGATGGACAGCGTCGGCGGAGCCGTGGACAAGGACGTCGGCAAGGAACACAAGCAGCTGGCGTCCAAGCCGCCCGCCATGGACCGTCCCACCGGCGCGCCGAAAACCCTGCACGGCAAGCCGGACGCCGAGGAAGCCGCGCAGTACAACGAGGACAAGGCCGAGCGCGCAGAGGACGCCAAGGACGAGAAGGCCGAGGTCAAGGGCGAGAAGAAGCCGGAAGGCAAGATCGACGCCGAGGAGATGGAGGAGCCGGACTTCTTCGACCAGATCGGGATGATGGCCGGCTACGCCATCGGTGGGATCGGCGACTGGCTCGGCTTCGATGTGACGGCGGAGGACCTGGCCGCCCAGTTCGCCGGCATGCCCACCAAGGACGAGGCCATGAAGGAGGCGCAGAACGGCACCGCGCCGGGCGTCGACATGCAGGGCCAGGCCGACGACAAGGCCACGGAGCAGGGCGGCAACACCGACGACAAGAGCCAGGAGGCCGCCGAGACCGGCGCCGACGACGCCGGTCGCAAGATGGGCGAGGACCAGGTCTATCCGGACGCGCCGAAGGAACGGCTCGAAGGGAAGGTGCCGGCCGAGCAGGGCGGCAAGTCGCGCGTCGGCGGAGGCGGTGCGAGCACCGGTGCCGTGCCCCCCGAGGCGGCCTCGGAAGTGGCCGAGCACGAGCGCAAGCCGCAGTTCAAGAAGGCGCTCAGTGACGGCCGCCAGGACATGGGCAAGGGCCGGGAGAAGAAGACCCAGGACACCCGTACGTCCCAGGAGAAGCACAAGCGGCAGGTCGACAAGGAAGTCCAGTCCAACACCAAGGAGCAGACGGGCAAGCGCGAGGGCGTCCTGACGGACGTGGACAAGCAGCGCTCCGACTGGACCAAGGAGCAGGACGACGAGCTGAAGAAGCTCGGCACGAAGAAGTCCGACCGCGAGAAGAAGATCCGCGACGACGTCAAGAAGGAAGAGGAGGACACCGACAAGGACGTCGACAAGGAGAAGGAGACCAGCGACAAGGACGTCAAGGACAAGGGCACCAAGGCCGAGGAGGACGCGGAGAAGAAGAAGGACGAGAAGGTCGACGACTCCAAGGGCTGGCTGTCGAAGACGCTCGACTGGATCAAAGAGAAGTTCATCGAGCTGCGGGACAAGGTCGTCCAGATCATCAAGGACGCCCGTAACGCGATCATCGAGGCGCTGAAGAGCTTCAAGGAGACGGTCGAGGGCTGGATCAACGCGGCCCGCGAGGGCATCGTCGAGATGATCAAGAAGTTCATCGAGGACCTGATCGAGTTCGTCACGTCCTTGGTGGAAGCGGTCATCGAAATCGCCCGCCGTATCCGCAAGTTCATCACGGACCTGATCAACGCGGCGCTCGCGTTCGTCACTCAGCTCGCCAACGCGCTGAAGCAGATCATGAAGGATCTGCTGGAGTCCATCGCGAAGCTTCTCAGCGACATCCTGAACGTCCTGAAGAAGATGCTCCTCGACGTCCTGAAGGCCTGCAAGGACGCCCTCAAGGCGGTCCTCGACTTCGCGACGAAGTTCATCGCCGCCTTCGGCGAGTTCATGATGATCCTGGTCGACATCCTCTCGGACCCCGGCGGCTGGCTGAGCGGCGCGAAGAACTCCGCGTACGACGGCGCGAAGAACCACCTCTTCAACGAGGTCAAGAGCGCCGTCAAGCAGTGGTTCAACGACAAGGTCAAGGAGATCACCGGCCTGACCGAAGCCGTCTGGAACAAGCTCATGAAGGGCGGCTGGACCCTAGAGAAGATCGCCAAGGAGGTGTGGGACGCGATCGTCCCCCAACTCCCGTTCATCATCGGCGAGATCGTCATCACGAAGGTGCTCGCGAAGCTGATCCCCGGCGCCGGCTGGGGCGCGGCCATCCTGGAGGCCATCCAGGCCGCGATCGGCTCGCTGGGCGAGATCCTCAAGGCCATCGGCGCGGTCATCACCTGGCTGAAGTCGGTACGGCAGGGCGGCGCGGGCGTCCTCTTCGCCAAGGCGATCGCGGCGGGCATCGTGGTCCTGCTGGAGATGGCCTACGAGTTGATCCTCAGCGGGATCGGCAAGTACGTGTCGAAGGTGGGCACGCGGCTGAAGGGCGTGGCCGCGAAGATCGGCAAGGACAAGGGCGGTTCGGGCGGGGACAAGGGGAAGGACGGCGGGGGCGACCCGCCGGCTTCCAACAAGGACAAGTCCTCGTCGACTCCCGAAAAGACGCAGACGCCCCCGGCCAAGGTCACGCCCCCGACGAAGCCCAAGGACACGGGCGGCCCCGGAAAGCCGAAGGACCAGGGCGCGCCTGCCAAGCCGAAGGACAAGGACGCACCGGGCAAGCCCCAGGACAAGAAGCCGGCGACGACGAAGCCCGGAAAGCCGAAGGACAAGGACACCGACGCCCCGTCCCCCAAGCCGACGAACCCCAAGGCCCCCACGAACAGGCCCGGCAAGGACAACGGCAAGCCCGACGACAAGAAGAACAACACCCCGAGCGACACGTCCACGAAGCCGACGCCCCCGACGTCCAAGGACAAGAACGGCAATCCGAAGGACAAGGACCAGCAGCCGGACAAGGACAAGCAGGACACCAAGCCGACGCAGGACCCGAAGCCCAAGGACGACAAGGGCGACCCGGGCAAGCCCAAGGACAAGGACGCGCCGGGCAAGCCCAAGGAAAATGACCCTCCGGGCAAACCGAAGGACCAGGAATCCAACAAGCCGAAGGACAAGGACAAGGACACGGACAAGGACGGCAAGCCGAAGAACGAAAAGGACAAGCAAAAAGGAAACGACGAAAATAAGCCGAAGACTGATCCGAAGCAAGAAAAGAGGGACAAGCGGAAGGAAGAGGAGGATAAGGACAAGGAAGATCGCTTGAGGAAGATTCTCGCGAAGATCCGGCCACGCGATCAAAAACTCCTGGACAAGGGGTTGGCGGAGTCGAATCACATATCGGCCCTCGCGGAGTTCAAGGACTATTACCGCTTGACCGGGCTTTACAAGACGGGGGACGAAAGTTTCGGAGTGCGAGGGACGCTCAACCCTGCGGCGATGAGCGGCATTCACGGGGTGAACACGCCGGCGAATCAGGACCGCACTCGCCCCGAACAATTTCCCTCGCCGGATATATCCCCCGGTCGGGTCGACGACAAGCTCACCCGCGTGGACTACGACAAGGTGCAGAACACCGGGTCGAATATTTCCAGTAAGTCCATGGAAGGAAAATTCCTCGACAGTACGATGAAGGCGAAGGGCCAGGTTCCGGACAAAAACAGGAAGCAGCCGCTGGGGTGGGAGTACATTGCCAACAACGGCCTCGGGAAGGGTGCGGAGTGGGTCAAGATGCACCTCCTGCCGGGTGGGAGTTCGAAGGGTCTTGGCGGGCACAACGGGGCGAATAACCTTGTGCCGGCGCGAGGCCACCGCACCAATGACTTGTTCCACCGGGAAATCGAGAAGTGGGCGCACGATTCCATCATCGGTAAGTCGGAGCAGGAGAGGGGAAGTGGGAAGAACGCCAAGCACAGGATGATCTGGTACAAAGCCGAGGCGGACTTCAACCACTCCGACTTCCCCGGATTCCCCGATCGAATCAGCGCCTCTTACGGCGGATACACCAAGAAACGGCCAGAGCTTACGGGAAAGTTGCCCGAGCACTGGGAACCCAAAACATCCCACACCTACGAGGCCACTGGAATTCCTCAGCCGGACCCGGACGAGAAACACAGCATTCACATCAACTCTGCGGGAGAGAAGATTCTCGGAGATCGGCTCAAAATATCGAATCGGAGTGCGCGACACATAGCCGGGACGTTCGAGAAGTCGGAGACGAAGGTCGAAAAGCCTACCTACACGAACCTCGGCTCGGTCAGAAAATACCTTCGGCAGCAGCAGCGGGTGAACAAGAAGCCCTCGGACAAAATAATCGACGAAATCATGCGGCAACTGGCGAAAAAGAAGCAAGAAATCGACTGGCGAGTATGA